In Phocoena phocoena chromosome 3, mPhoPho1.1, whole genome shotgun sequence, the DNA window AACTAGGCTAGAAATTTTCATTAGGCACCCATATAATCAAGGATGTGAATTTATCTTCAAGTGcaagtcaaaatatttttgaagggcAGTCCAGCAAGGAACCTTTCCACCTTGACTTTCAAGTTGCCACAGTTATTTCACTGTTCCTGTTTGTATCCAGACAGCCCACATACTGTTTTGTCCCTGCCAAGGAAGTGTGCGTTGCTCCTGTTGGTGCAGCATAGGATCCGGAGGCAGTGGGGAGGTGGGCCTTCCTTTCTGTTTACACAGCCAGGGAAGCCAGTAATCTTTCTGGCAGCCAGGAAGAAGTGTAATCTCTCCCAGGTCAGGGGTTAGGCCTTTGTTGGAGAATGCAGCCATCTGATGGTATAGGTGTGTCAGGGCTGTGTACCTGGGGTGTCCACCTTTGTGTGCCACGTGGACTTCCTGATATGAGGGCTCTCCTTACGGAGTGGACACCACCGACCACCGGGTGCCCTTCTCCGCATCAGCCCAACATCAGCTCGTTCTGAGAAATGGTGGGTGTGACTGTGCCTCTGTTGACTGGGGAGCTCGCATATAGTTCATTTTAGAGGTGAGAACAGGGAAGAACGTGGTGCCGTTCTTGTCCTCTAGGAAAATCCTTCTGCCACCTTGGAGGACCTCGAGAAGCCGGGAGTGGATGAGGAGCCGCAGCATGTCCTCCTGCGGTATGAGGATGCCTACCAGTACCAGAACATTTTCGGTCCTCTGGTCAAGCTGGAGGCTGACTACGATAAGAAACTCAAAGAGTCGCAGGTGATGTGTGTGCAGGAGGGTTTGGTCATTTTAACAAAGCATCTCTCCTAAGGTCTGGGGAGGGTGGTTTTCTCTGCAGACTGCAAATGCTGACGTGGGCCGAGGCCCAGCCCCTGAGAGACAGAACCGTGGATTGAGGACAGGCCTGTGGGCAGACGCCCCATCACTCAAAGCCAGACACCCGCCTGggtgttttctgattttaaatccAACAAAAATTCCTTACGTTTGGGTTTGTAGCCTTTGCCACAGCCATGAGAGTCAGACCTCAGGAGCCCACAGCACACTGAGGACACTCCTTGTGCCCGTCCCTCGGAGACTGTGCGTAGGAAGCAGGAGCCCTGAGGCTCACGAGATGTGTCCTCGGCCATcggcttccttctctccctccgcAGCCCACAGAGAAGCCGCCTCCAAGAACAGACATCACGTGGGGGTCTCCTGGTCGTCCTGCGCAGGTTTCGGGGTCCTAATGACTTCTCTCTTGGATGTGCCCTTGTTGGTGTTTCAGGCTGTCCGGTGCTGCTCGCCATAGGGCACGCACCTGTGGAAACCCAGACACAAGGAGTCCAGGCCTGTGTCTGTGTTGCAGGCTAACAGGGCTCTTATTTTTTATGTGCTCAGACTCAAGATAACATCACGGTCAGGTGGGACCTGGGCCTTAACAAGAAGAGAATCGCCTACTTCACTTTGCCCAAGACTGACTCTGGTAATGAGGATTTAGTCATAATTTGGTTAAGAGgtgattttaagttttaaaatatttgtgaccATAAGTAGCATAAAATTCCTAGTTTCACCCTTGTAAAGTGTCCCTTAATTTGAACTCTTCATGGTGGCGTCTGTGGCACATGTGAAAACTTTAACTTTCTTGCTGTCTTTTCCCTGTAAGACATGCGGCTCATGCAAGGGGATGAGATATGCCTGCGGTACAAAGGGGACCTGGCGCCCCTATGGAAAGGGATCGGCCACGTCATCAAGGTCCCTGATAGTATCCTTTGTGTAAAGAAGGGCTGGCACAGGCACTGTCTGCCCAAGTCTCTGACGAGCTTGTCCAGAGCACAGGAGACCTGCGTGGGGGTCACTGCTGAGAGCAGCCTCAGGGCCTCAGGTGGAGGGAAGGGTGTGTACAGCTGCGGCTGCAACGCCCTTTCTTCAGGTGTCCTCTGAGGGGCACCGTTTCTATAAAACGGATGAAGAGAGCTGCTTACGCAGAAGCCAGGGTGCTCCGAGCTATGTGCCTGAGGGCTCTGCAGAAATTCACAATCAGGGCCTGGAACTTGGGCCCTGGGCTTGGCTGCTCCATGCTGGGTGCTGGCTGCTGCCCCAGGGCTCACGAGGAGGAGGACAGTGCTGGCTGCGCTGGCCCTGGACACGGTGGGCAGAATCTGTCACTGAGAACATGGATCTCTGGCTGCGTTTTCTGTCTTTGGTGCAGAGGAGGGTCTGTCTCTTCAGTAACAGAGTGAGGTCTCCTCAGAAAGGCTTTTGACCAGGATGAGACTTAACTCGGCGGCACAGATTATGGCGATGAGATCGCTATTGAGCTTCGGAGCAGTGTGGGTGCACCCGTGGAGGTGACTCATAACTTCCAGGTGGATTTCGTGTGGAAGTCAACCTCATTCGACAGGTATGTctgcctcctccccagcctctaCTTCCCTGCGTCTACTTTGCAGTCACCTGCCCTTGGCGTGGCTGCTGCCTCCGGCGTCTCCATGCTTCTCCTCCTCATCACAGAGGGGCAGGTCTGCACAGCAACTCCACGGTGGTGCGTGCCCCTGACCTGGAGCTTTCCTTTCAGGATGCAGAGTGCGTTGAAAACCTTTGCTGTGGACGAGACCTCCGTGTCGGGCTACATCTACCACAAACTTCTCGGCCACGAAGTGGAGGATGTGATCATCAAGTGCCAGCTGCCCAAGCGCTTCACGGCGCAGGGGCTCCCTGACCTCAACCACTCTCAGGTTCTCCCCCGCCCCGGGGGCAGGAGGGTCCCGGACTGCAGAGCCTGCCTGGTGAGCGGCCCTCCGCCGTGTCTGCGCCCCTGACGGCCACTTGTATCCCAAGGTTTACGCCGTGAAGACTGTGCTGCAGAGACCACTGAGTCTGATCCAGGGCCCACCGGGCACAGGGAAGACGGTGACCTCAGCCACCATTGTCTACCACCTGGCTCGGCAAGGCAATGGGTAGGGCTTTGCACGGCCCgagtgggggagagagggaggcctgTCTTCCAGGAGGCTTCGGGGCCCAGGGTGTCTGGCATGCTGCATTCTATGCCGTTTGTATTAGATCTGGCCTTTGTGGTTGCTTTTAACAAGCAAACCTGCCATTCTTGTAAAGGCTGTAGTGGGTAGGTCCATCCTGGGTCGTGTTGTGCCTGCGTGCACCTTGGAGCTTTGAGAGACTTTACAGTGCAAACGGGAGGTGAGGCTGTTGGACTCGGGTGTTAGCGGTGGGTTGCTTGAGCAGAGTGAAGATCAGGAAGCTCCAGACCATCTGGCTCCTAGCTCCTTCAGCATCGTGTCACTCCTGGCTTTAGTCTCAGAGCTTGAGCTGGCTCTACCGCCTGTGATTCAAAACAACAGTCGTGGCTAATTCCACTTCTCTGGGCGAGCACTGACGTTTGCTCACATTGTGTTGAAGGCCCGTGCTTGTCTGTGCTCCAAGCAACATAGCCGTGGATCAGCTGACTGAGAAGATCCACCAGACTGGGCTGAAAGTCGTGCGGCTCTGTGCCAAGAGCCGAGAGGCCATCGATTCCCCGGTGTCGTTCTTGGCCCTGCACAACCAGATCAGGAACATGGACAGGTGGGTGTCGGGTAGCCGGCCTTAAGCGAGGTGTGTCTCCCCTGGGCGGGCCCTGGCTGCACACGCCTCCCTCTCATGTGCCCCTGTGTCTGCAGCATGCCAGAGCTCCAGAAGCTGCAGCAGCTGAAGGATGAGACGGGCGAGCTGTCGTCTGCGGACGAAAAGCGGTACCGGGCCCTGAAGCGCACTGCCGAGAGGGAGCTGCTCATGGTGAACTCACCTGCCCTGCTGCCGGGGGAACTGGCCTGGGCCTTTGGGCGTTTGTCTTGTTCACTTGGGCCAAAGGACCTGCTTGGATATGTTAAGTCCACGATGGCACCTTTAGTTAGTTTGTTCTTTTGCATTTGAGGAGAGAACTCTGATACCCTCCTCTGTATGCTTTTTCTGAGATCACACAGAGACATCTTGTTGAGGTAGATTCCACTTCCCGCCAGCCTCCCTGCTGCTGGGATCTTGGGAACCTGGTCTGTACCCgcagtggggcagggggcagggggcaggtctGGAGCGCTGTCTCCTGCTCTTTGCTGATGAACCAACCAAAAGTGGATCTCAGCCTGAGCATGGTGTCCTTGGCTTAGCGCTGCCCCTCAGAGGCTGTCTCAAGGCGCCAAGCTCTTTCTTAGGAGTGAAGCCCAACCACTTAGGATCTCGAAAGTTAGGGTCATTGCACCCTGGACAGATGTTGTCAGGGAGGGGCCACTTATTTCCATAGTTGTTGAGGAGGGCGTGGACCGGAATGGTGTCTGTGTCCCGTCCTGCCTGCTTTGGGGATCTGGGAACATTGGCCGTGCAGGTGCCCTGATGCCTGGCGCACTCTCTTCCCCAGAATGCAGATGTCATCTGCTGCACGTGTGTGGGCGCCGGGGACCCAAGGCTCGCCAAGATGCAGTTCCGATCCATTTTAATCGACGAGAGCACCCAGGCCACCGAGCCAGAGTGTATGGTCCCTGTGGTCCTTGGAGCCAAGCAGGTGGGCCACAGCCCATCCATTATAGTCTTGTTTGAAAATTGGTGTGCATTCTCTCTTGTTCCAGTTCTGTGTAATTCTTAGTGCTGGGGGTTTGTTTTTAAGTGTCCTGTGGTGCTGTTTGATGCCCTgccagagcacagagggatgCATAGCAGGCCCTTTGAGGGGGTCTTCGAAGGGTGGACTTGGCACAGAGTGCCTTTGTGTGGGTTCTGAGTGCAAGTTTGCGTGTTCCATGTATGTGGTGGGCAGTTTTCCCACCCCTAGTCCATATCTTGCCACTTGAATTCACATAGTCGGGTGGTTGTATGGACCCTGGCCCTCTTAGTCCCCTGAGTGGACGTCTAGGCTGTTCCATGCTTGAGCTTCTTACCTGTGTGGGCCTTTCACCACAGCTGATCCTCGTGGGCGACCACTGCCAGCTGGGCCCCGTGGTGATGTGCAAGAAGGCGGCCAAGGCCGGGCTGTCCCAGTCGCTCTTTGAGCGCCTGGTGGTGCTGGGCATCCGTCCCATCCGCCTGCAGGTCCAGTATCGGATGCATCCTGCGCTCAGTGCCTTCCCATCCAACATCTTCTATGAGGGCTCTCTTCAGAATGGTGTCACTGCAGGTAATACTCGGCCCAGAGCGGGGGGCCTGGGGAGACAGTACCTCCTGTCACTTCCTTCTTAAGTGGCCTTACCTGGTGACTGCTTGTGGGTAGGGGCCGCCTCAGAGAGATGCAGTGGTCAGTGGGACAGAAAGTGCACTCTGGGACATTCTCGGGGTGTGGGCAAGGGGGAGCCCGCGTCCTCGTAAAATTCAGAGTCACTATGTGAGCATTCCCACCATTGGCGCgtcacacacaacacacacaagaGGGGGTGGCAGAGCTGACTGCCTGTCCCGCTCCTTCCTCTATCGGTGGTTCTCAAAGTCCGGGCCGTGGGGGTCTCAAAGACCTCTGCACGACCAAGGCCAGACTACTTCTGTAGTAACACTGGGACATCGTGTGCCTTTTGGCTGTGCTGACACTTACGCTAATGGCACAGAAGCCTCAGCATGAGTCAGTGGTGCAACCAGGCTGCTGTGTGTCGTCACCACCACGCACCTGTGGCAGGCACCAGCCTGGGTACACAAGCGAAGAGTACTCCCTGAGTGCGTGTTCTTGTGATTCTATGTGTGATGGGAGAGGACGTTCTCCTAAGAAACTTGGCAGGGGTGTGAGGTGCTTGAAGGAAGGACTCACACGCTGGTTATACAGACTGGGGTATTTAGCAGGCGTTTTCCCAAAAGTGACCAAAGTGAGCCTGTGGCTTCAAGGAAAATAACTGAGAATATTCATCACCAGTGATAAAATCTGAGAATTCACaccaaaattagaattttggaaaacccatgtcccctagcaTAAGCTGATCAAGTCTTCCCAATGCTGAGTGGATTTTCTGATGAGATCTTTGGTGGTGACAGATGTCAGGTGCGTCAGCCTTTGGAAGCTCTGCTTGACGGGGTGAGCAGGCACTTGCCATTCCAATGGCCAGCAAGGGTGCTCCCAAGTCACTGGGGGGCCAAAGGCCATGCAGGTGCAGGGCAGAGTAGAAAGGCCATCATCACTGACCTGCAGGGTGACCTCCCGTCCAGCTTTCCTGTAGAATCGGGCAGAATTCCACAGTAGTAGGAAAGGTCATAAAACACGCTTCCCTTTTCCAACCATGTGCATCTGTGACCATCCTCACATGCAGCAAGGGCTCATGGGAGACTGGGAACAGGACTAGAATAAGCCAGATAGTGAAGTGAGTTGCGAAAAttcactaaatatatattttagtggaaaatagttatttttcataaaaaaaatttgtaagttaatatgtttatctttaaatgaattttaaaatattttagatttctgggttttaaaatacaataaatatcagTAGATGTAATCCATAAAAACAATAGCTGTTTGAACTCAACTTTTCAGAGTGTAAAGGGGTTCTGAGACCAGCATTCATTCAAGAACCAGTTAGTGTCTCATTAATGCCAAGAGCCCAGCACGTCGGCCTGTTGAGCCCACGTTATaggtgagaagactgaggccGAAAGTGTGCGTGCCTGGCCAGGGCCCCCTGGCTGCTGTGCAGTGCAGTCTTGACACTTAGAATGCTGCTGGTCTGTTGGGTGGTGGGGCTAGAAAAGGCCAGGCCATGAGGAGCTTGTTTGTGATTCTCTGACACGGTTGACACTTGCTGGGAAAGCCACCGCTTAACCATGATTCACACCCTTGCCCACCTTGCTCCACCTGCCTCCATGGCGTCGGCTCCGTAGGGCAGggattggtggtggtggttcacTGCTGAACCATCACTGCCCatgagtatatttttttaaactctctacTGAAGTGTAAAAAAGTGCCCAGATCCTAAGTGTTCAGCTTAGTGAGTTTTCACTAGGTGAACACACCTGTGTAACTAGCACCTGCATCTAAAAGCACAACCTGACCAGCTCCTTGCAGCCTTGAAGTGACCCCTGTCCAGGGCAGTGCGGGTGCCTGCCCAGACCCACGGACTCAGGATAGCCTGACATCAGTGGTGGCGGGAGTGTTTACACCACACAAATTGGCCAGCACTGTAGATTAGCCCTCGCCTTACCCCCAGCAGGTGGTTAAGCGTTTGCCAGCAGTGAGCGGGTCACCAAGCTTGCCAGCCACTGCCCTCGCTTGAAAGGTTGAGGCTTTGCCTCATTTTCAGCTTGACATAAAACGGATCATACAACGTGTTCTCATGGGTCAAGCTTCCTTCATCAGTGTTAGGCTATTTTCATGCAAAAATACCAGTTTTCTTACACTAATCTGTTGATCAGGTACAACTCCAGTCAGAATTCCCAAAGGTGTGGGAGGGGTATGTGATTTGacaagctgattttttttaaattgtaaggaCCAGGCACCCAAGACGAACATGAAGAGCCTGACAAAGGTGGCAACTCATACTAGGAGATGTCAGGAGTTACTGTAAAGCTGCAGTTGCAGAGACACTGGGCACAATGCCCAGGATAGAGTCCAGAGGCAGACCCGTGTGTCCACAGGCCCTGGTGTGTGACAAGATGGGGTCAGCTCAAcagtgtcattctttttttttttttttttttttttttttaaccacaccaCGCgtcatttgggatcttagttccccaaccagggatcaaacctgcaccctctgcattgtggaagtgcagagtcttaactgctggactaccagggaagtcccaacagtgtCATTCTTAAAAGCCAGTTGTAGGGGCATATGAGTCCCTTAAGTTACATCATAAAGCTTCTGGAAGGAAATAGAATATCTTCGTCACCCTGAGGCAGACAcaggtttctgttttttttttttttttttttttttttgcggtacacgggcctctcgctgttgtggcctctcccgttgcggagcacaggctccggacgcgcaggctcagtggccatggctcacgggcccagccgctctgcggcacgtgggatcctcccagaccggggcacgaacccgcgtcccctgcatcggcatgcagactctcaaccactgcgccaccagggaagcccccagacacaGGTTTCTTAAACAGACTGCAGAAAGCACTAACCAGTGAGATCTTTTCAGCCAGTGAGCCGGCTTCATCCCAGACACGGTGCCAGGTGTTCCTGGGAGTTTCGGTACTTGGTGGCCTGGCCCGGGCCCGCAGACCTGGGTCTTTTGCCTGGAGCCTGCGGTTTCCTGCCCTACCGTGTGCCTGCCCAGGATGGCATGGCCTCCACTCAGCTCTCCACCTTAGCTCAGTCCAGACTGCCTACACTTTCTTCTCTGATAggatattctctttctttctcctctacgATGACAGCGGATCGTGTGAAGAAGGGGTTTGACTTCCAGTGGCCCCAACCGGATAAACCGATGTTCTTCTACGTGACCCAGGGCCAAGAGGAGATTGCCAGCTCAGGCACCTCCTACCTAAACAGGTAAGCAGAGACTCATCTGTGGCGTCTCCTGGCTTCAGTGACGGCTTGTCCAGTGACTGCTAACCTGTGGTTTTGTTTAATGTGGTGGTGAAACTTTTCCTTGTCCCCCTCATCCTTATTCTGTTCAGACACTTAAACCAACAGCCTACTTCCAATCTCATCTTTTCAGCGTATGTTTTTATGTTGAGCAGATCCTTCATAAGCCCACGCATGAGCCTTTCTATCCCTCATGACTCCCTTGGTAAAGGATGGGCAGCCCAGCTGTGGCTGCACTGGGCAGGGTCTTCCCAGGGTCGTGCTGGAGGCGGAACTGCCCCTGAGCCTCCCACAGCCTCCAGCCTTGGGGGGGGTCTCAGGAGCCAACAGGTGGAGCCTGGGAAGTGAAAGCCTGATTTTCTTAGGACGGAGGCTGCAAATGTGGAGAAGATCACCACGAAGCTGCTGAAGGCAGGCGCCAAGCCAGACCAGATCGGCATCATCACGCCGTACGAGGGCCAGCGCTCCTACCTGGTGCAGTACATGCAGTTCAGTGGCTCCCTGCACACCAAGCTCTACCAGGTGCGCGCCCAGTCCCGTCTGCCGCTCCCACCCCAGGCACTGGCCTGTGACCGCCTTGTAGCAGGGGCGCAGTGAGCCAGTGGCCAGCACCTAGGGGCTCTGCAGGCTTCAGGTCCCAAGCTCATCGCTGGGATTTGATGGTGCATCTTAACACCAGGCTGAGCACCCCAGGCTGAGGGGTCCCTGAAGGAAGCCTGTTGGCTGACCATGACCGTTGCCCGTGCAGGAGGTGGAGATTGCCAGCGTGGATGCGTTCCAGGGCCGCGAGAAGGACTTCATCATCCTCTCCTGTGTGCGGGCGAATGAGCACCAAGGCATTGGGTTTTTAAACGACCCCAGGAGGCTTAATGTGGCCTTGACCAGAGCACGGTATGGAGGACTGAGTCCTGTTGGGCCTtgctggtggcttctcttgcataGGAGTCATTCCGAGGCTCTGGGAGGGGTTGGCCCAAGAGGCTACTCGGTGCCTGGTTCTCTTCCTATTAATTCTCGTACCCCAGCTGCACCCTGGGCTGGGGCACGGGGCATGGTAGAGGGGCTTCGCCAGTGCTAGTGGTCAGAGGGCTCCCAGCAGCAATTCGGAAAGAACGTCTCACTCATGagttgtctttgtttctgtgtcctGGTGGCTTTCTGTGGCCTCAGTCTCGAAGGAAATTCCATCCCAACAGCGGAGTGTCCTTGTCGAGTTGTTTAATCCATGAGTCCAATGTTTTAGTCCTATTTGCCTGTTCAGTTCTGGAATAAAACTTTTCTGAAATGGTGAGGGACCCAGAGGGCAAGGTGGACCCCGTGTTACCCCCACGAGACACCAGACAACAGCCACCATCGTACCAGCCCCAAGCAGGGCTCACGTTTGCATGTTGGTTCCTTCCCCACTGAGGGCGCCTTGGTTTTCGTCTGTTACCCCATTTGTTTGGCGGCGGCTTTGGCAGGGGCGGGGGTGGCCCCAGCACAGCCTGATGAGTGTGAGCATCCATTAGCCGCTCAGCGTGGGCCTCGAGTTCCATGCCCGGCCCGTCAGGGCTCCCGAAGCCGCTGTGGAGCCTGCCTGGGCCACTTGCGACATAGTGCCCAGGAGGCTGACTCATGGTTGCAAACAAGGAGACTCATCTCTGAGCTCATCGGCCCACAGAGGTGTTTTGACATCTGGGCTCCACAGAAATCTGCCCTCAAATAAACCTGAGTGTAGGCTCGGCAGCTTACAGGGTGGGCTCCAGTGAAAGTCACCTCAGCTCGCAGTTACCCACCTGTCCCCAGCATTCACGGCGGGCACTGGCACAGGCAGGGCAGGCGTCTGGTTAGGGAGGTCAAGGGTGGCACCCAAGGCTCCTGTGTGGCAAGAGGAGGGGTGTCTGGTGGGCGGGGTGCCAGGAGAGCTGCCTGGGCACCTTTTACTCTGGACTTGGGTTTTGAGTTTGTTTGCTCTTGCCTTGGACCGATCTGCGTAGTGCTCTGCTCACTGCAGTCCTAAGCACGGCACTCTCTGTGCCCACGTCTCGCAGATACGGGGTCATTATTGTGGGCAACCCGAAGGCCCTGTCCAAGCAGCCGCTCTGGAACCACCTGCTGAACTACTACAAGGAGCAGAAGGTGCTGGTGGAGGGGCCGCTGAACAACCTGCGGGAGAGCCTCATGCAGTTCAGCAAGCCCAGGAAGCTGGTCAACACCATCAACCCGGTGAGGGCCGGCcgcgggcagggggcggggaggcggggaggagaCTGCTGGGAGCCCCGTCCTCCCCAAGCCGGTGTTCCGGGCACGTGGCAGTGAGCGATGGCAGGTGTGACACGTGACTAGTGTGAGCTGAGGGTACGCCGAGAGTGTCAGTGTGAACAGGAGCCATGCATGTGCCGGTCTGTCCCCACAGATCCCCCCCACGCCAGGTCTCCCTGCTGTTCTGAGGCCTTTCTGGCCTTGGACTCGATGGGATGCTACGTCACAGGTGGCACCTAGGGGTCAGACCCAAGCAGTTAGGGAACTTGGCAAACCCAAGGTGCTCTGGGGGCCTAGGGAGTGGATGCTGCTTGAGCTGAAGCGCAGAGACGGAAATGTTTG includes these proteins:
- the UPF1 gene encoding regulator of nonsense transcripts 1 isoform X1, whose protein sequence is MSVEAYGPSSQTLTFLDTEEAELLGADTQGSEFEFTDFTLPSQTQTPPGGPGGGGAGAPVCAGPGAAAGQLDAQVGGPEGILQNGAVDDSVAKTSQLLAELNFEEDEEDTYYTKDLPIHACSYCGIHDPACVVYCNTSKKWFCNGRGNTSGSHIVNHLVRAKCKEVTLHKDGPLGETVLECYNCGCRNVFLLGFIPAKADSVVVLLCRQPCASQSSLKDINWDSSQWQPLIQDRCFLSWLVKIPSEQEQLRARQITAQQINKLEELWKENPSATLEDLEKPGVDEEPQHVLLRYEDAYQYQNIFGPLVKLEADYDKKLKESQTQDNITVRWDLGLNKKRIAYFTLPKTDSGNEDLVIIWLRDMRLMQGDEICLRYKGDLAPLWKGIGHVIKVPDNYGDEIAIELRSSVGAPVEVTHNFQVDFVWKSTSFDRMQSALKTFAVDETSVSGYIYHKLLGHEVEDVIIKCQLPKRFTAQGLPDLNHSQVYAVKTVLQRPLSLIQGPPGTGKTVTSATIVYHLARQGNGPVLVCAPSNIAVDQLTEKIHQTGLKVVRLCAKSREAIDSPVSFLALHNQIRNMDSMPELQKLQQLKDETGELSSADEKRYRALKRTAERELLMNADVICCTCVGAGDPRLAKMQFRSILIDESTQATEPECMVPVVLGAKQLILVGDHCQLGPVVMCKKAAKAGLSQSLFERLVVLGIRPIRLQVQYRMHPALSAFPSNIFYEGSLQNGVTAADRVKKGFDFQWPQPDKPMFFYVTQGQEEIASSGTSYLNRTEAANVEKITTKLLKAGAKPDQIGIITPYEGQRSYLVQYMQFSGSLHTKLYQEVEIASVDAFQGREKDFIILSCVRANEHQGIGFLNDPRRLNVALTRARYGVIIVGNPKALSKQPLWNHLLNYYKEQKVLVEGPLNNLRESLMQFSKPRKLVNTINPGARFMTTAMYDAREAIIPGSVYDRSSQGRPSNMYFQTHDQIGMISAGPSHVAAMNIPIPFNLVMPPMPPPGYFGQANGPAAGRGTPKGKTGRGGRQKNRFGLPGPSQTNLPNSQASQDVASQPFSQGALTQGYISMSQPSQMSQPGLSQPELSQDSYLGDEFKSQIDVALSQDSTYQGERAYQHGGVTGLSQY
- the UPF1 gene encoding regulator of nonsense transcripts 1 isoform X2; protein product: MSVEAYGPSSQTLTFLDTEEAELLGADTQGSEFEFTDFTLPSQTQTPPGGPGGGGAGAPVCAGPGAAAGQLDAQVGGPEGILQNGAVDDSVAKTSQLLAELNFEEDEEDTYYTKDLPIHACSYCGIHDPACVVYCNTSKKWFCNGRGNTSGSHIVNHLVRAKCKEVTLHKDGPLGETVLECYNCGCRNVFLLGFIPAKADSVVVLLCRQPCASQSSLKDINWDSSQWQPLIQDRCFLSWLVKIPSEQEQLRARQITAQQINKLEELWKENPSATLEDLEKPGVDEEPQHVLLRYEDAYQYQNIFGPLVKLEADYDKKLKESQTQDNITVRWDLGLNKKRIAYFTLPKTDSDMRLMQGDEICLRYKGDLAPLWKGIGHVIKVPDNYGDEIAIELRSSVGAPVEVTHNFQVDFVWKSTSFDRMQSALKTFAVDETSVSGYIYHKLLGHEVEDVIIKCQLPKRFTAQGLPDLNHSQVYAVKTVLQRPLSLIQGPPGTGKTVTSATIVYHLARQGNGPVLVCAPSNIAVDQLTEKIHQTGLKVVRLCAKSREAIDSPVSFLALHNQIRNMDSMPELQKLQQLKDETGELSSADEKRYRALKRTAERELLMNADVICCTCVGAGDPRLAKMQFRSILIDESTQATEPECMVPVVLGAKQLILVGDHCQLGPVVMCKKAAKAGLSQSLFERLVVLGIRPIRLQVQYRMHPALSAFPSNIFYEGSLQNGVTAADRVKKGFDFQWPQPDKPMFFYVTQGQEEIASSGTSYLNRTEAANVEKITTKLLKAGAKPDQIGIITPYEGQRSYLVQYMQFSGSLHTKLYQEVEIASVDAFQGREKDFIILSCVRANEHQGIGFLNDPRRLNVALTRARYGVIIVGNPKALSKQPLWNHLLNYYKEQKVLVEGPLNNLRESLMQFSKPRKLVNTINPGARFMTTAMYDAREAIIPGSVYDRSSQGRPSNMYFQTHDQIGMISAGPSHVAAMNIPIPFNLVMPPMPPPGYFGQANGPAAGRGTPKGKTGRGGRQKNRFGLPGPSQTNLPNSQASQDVASQPFSQGALTQGYISMSQPSQMSQPGLSQPELSQDSYLGDEFKSQIDVALSQDSTYQGERAYQHGGVTGLSQY